Genomic segment of Picrophilus oshimae DSM 9789:
CCTTGGTTCAAGCTTTTCCCTTAGTATTGATGTTATATAGCGCTCGGCGACCCTGAACTCCAGCTTTGGCGGCATTGGTGTTTCGTTCGTCTCTGTTATTACATCAAGAACCGCAGGGCCATCGTAATTAAAGAACTCATCAAGCTTTTCATTTAATTCATTGTAGTTCTCTATTCTTATGCCCTTTATGCCAACGGACTCTGCAAGCCTTGCAAAATCCGGGTTATAGAGATCGACGCCGTACTCAGGGTATCCCATGATCTCCTCCTCAAGCTTTATCATTCCAAGTATATGGTTATCGTATATTATTAGCTTCACAGGTATGTTGTACTTTTTAATTGTAATTAATTCCATTGATGTCATTGCAAAGCTTCCATCGCCTATGATGCCGTAGACCTTTCTCCCGGAGGCAAGTGATATGCCTATGGTTCCTGGTATGCCCGCACCCATGGTTCCAAGCCATGATGAAAAGAAGAATTTATTGTTCTTTTTTGCATTTATGTACCTGTTTACCCATAATGTAACATTGCCGGTATCGCCAACGATTATTGCATCGTCCTCGATGCGTTTTGATATTTCATAGCTTAATGCCTCGGCGCTTATTATATTATCTCTTTTAAATGCCCTGCTTTCTATATCCTTCTTCCATTTTGAGATCTCGGAATCCATCTCATCGTAGAATTTATCGCTTTTTTCAGAAACATTCAAATTATCAAGAAAATATGATACATCGCACAGGCATGATACATCGGCCTTCATAATCTTATTAAGATCCTCTATGTTGTTGTTCACCTGAATGTTTTTCACATTATTTATAAATGCACTGTATGGAAATACTGTTCCAAGAAAGATGATTAGATCTGTTTTGGACATTGCCTTAATAGATGGCCTGGTTCCCAGAAGGCCTATGCCGCCAAGGACTTTTTTGTCCCCATCGCTGATTATGCCCTTTCCGTTCAATGCATAGATAATTGGTGCCCCTATCCTTTCCGCAAGTTTGTTTATCTTTTCCCCGGCATCCCTGGCACCAGAACCTATAAATATTAATGGCCTTTTGCTTTTATTTATTAATTCCTCTGCACCTTTAAGATCTGGTTTGTAATCAGGCCTTTCTATATTATATGATAAATCAATCTCCCTTGAATTCATTCTTAGAACATCGACAGGCATATCAACATGGGCCACTCCCTTTTTTATTAATGCCTCCCTGCATGCCCTCCATATTATATAATTCGCATTATCTGGATTTGTTATCCTGGCATTGAAAACTGAAACATCATCGAAGAGCTTTACAAGATCAACCTCCTGGAAGTAATCATGATATAAAAGATCCGTTTCTATCTGACCGGTAAGCGCTATCACCGGAACATGCTGCATCTTTGCATCGTATAAACCGTTTAAAAGATGAATTGACCCGGGGCCTGATGTGCCCATGCACGCTGATAAATTACCCGAATACTTTGACTCAAATGATGCGCTCAATGCACCGCCCTCCTCGTGCCTTACCTGAATATATTTTATATCCCTGTTCCTTCTTATTGCATCTATTATTGGATTAAGTGAATCCCCAGGAATTGCATATATACGTTTTACACCAAAGTTTACAAGCGTTTTTACAATTACATCTGCCACGGTTGCCATATTTTTACATTATATTATCTTTGAAATACTTTTTTTATAAAATAAAATTATATTTTTAAATTGATCTTTTATAAATAAGATCCTGAAATTCATTTGGTTTAACCCGGCGGTAAATAAATATACAAATATGTCTTTTATTATCAATGAATGTTAAAAGGATACTGCCGGAGCTATGCGTAAAATGCAGGGGTTCAAGGATGCTCTGCGGGCTTTCATACTGTCCCTTGCTTATATCAATGAGGATAAAAAATATTTATTCAAATTCAAATAATTCAATTAACGGTGATTCCCCGCCATCGGTCTTCATAGGAAGGCATGGATATCCTAAGGTAAATGTTTATCCATCGGCACCGCCGGTATCAGGTGATACATCAATCTACGAGGATGAAAACGCCTGGATAAACATGGATATAAATGATTTTATTGAAAAGAGGCTTTCAATATACCGCGGGTCATTAATTTATAATATAGATACACCTGCAGATCCTGATTATAAATTCCAGGAAATACAGATGCTTTCAATGTCTTCCAAACCTGTTAATATAAACATGAGTGTTTTAAAACCATTTAAAAGGGATGTAATCCTTGATGAAAACATATCACCAATGGGACCATCATCACCATTAAAAGATATATACATAGGGAATTCAAGCATTGATAATAGTATAGAGCGTGCCTACTATGACACGGATTTTAAGGCAGATGATGCAATGATATATTTATATAAAAACGGCAAAACGGTAAATGAAATCTCAAAAATTCTGAGCACCGGCTCAATTGGCACAGGGCGGATGAGAAGGATGGTGCCAACAAGATGGGCAATAACCGCGGCTGATAAAAACATCTCTGATTACTTCGTTGATACAATTAAAAATTACAATTCAATAGATAAAATAGAATTATATTTAAGGAAAACAAATGGAAATCTTTTTATCGGCATATTGATGCCTGGAAGCTGGTCCTTTGAATGGGGTGAATCCTGGTTTCCGGACACAACATGGAATAGATTCGGCGGTTCCGTTGCCATGGAACTTGATTATGAAAATTACAATGGCAGAAAAACGTATCCGGATATAGGTGGATGTTATTACTCATCAAGGCTTGCGGTTTCAGAGTATTTAAATAAAAGAAGGAGGCAGGCTGTATCAATACTCTGGCGTGAGATCTATCCAGGTTTTAATCTGCCAGTCGGTGTATGGTACGTTCGCGACCATGTAAGGGAGCTCTTCAAATCAAGGCCTGTGATCTTTGATGATATAAATGATCTAATGAAATATTTATCAGGAATTACAAGGATTGATGTTAATCTATGGAAGGTTAAATCAAAATTAATTGGTTTAAAAAGGCTGGATTCATTTTTTGGAGGTCTGTATGAAGATCATTGAAATCAATGCCAGGTCTGCAATAGGAAAATCCAAAATGAAGGAACTTGATTATACTTTTAATCCATACATAGGATGCTCACATGGATGCCTTTACTGCTATGCAATGGATTTTTCACCTAATGAGGCAAATTCAGACTGGGGCAATGTTGTTTTTGTAAGAAAAAACATTATTGAACTATTAAAAAATGAGGTAAAAAGATTAAAAATCGGCAGGGTGGGCGTATCATCAATAACAGATCCATACATGCCGGTTGAGGCAAAATACATGATAACAAGATCTGCAATAGAGATCCTTGCAAGGAACAATTTTTATGTAACAATTCAGACAAAGTCAAAATTAATAACAAGGGACATCGATTTATTCTCAAGGTATAAAAATCATATAGATGCCGGATTAACAATAACAACATTAAAAAATGATGTTTCAAGAATGATCGAGCCAGGGGCGCCAAGGCCTGATGCAAGGGTCTCAGCCCTTGTAGACCTTTCAAAAAGGATTAAGACATGGATATACATAGGCCCGATAATAGAAAATATAAACGATGATCTAAATGATATAGAAAACATAATAAGAATTGCATCTGAAACCGGATCAAGGGTGATATACGATCACTTTGAGGAATATAATTACAATGTTAATTACATGCTTAACATAAAATATAAAAGGTTCAATATTGAATGGTGGCGGGAAATATCAAGGGCAATAGAAAAACTGGCATATAAATATAATATAAATGCAAACAGCGAGGAGGATGAATGGCTTTACGAGTCCATGAACCAGAGGCGCCTCTTTTAGGATGTTATTGATATGTATGTTTCCTCAAGGTCATCATAATCCTGTGCACTGTTAACCTTTACGCCGTTCTTTATTAAATCGTATATTATATTGTAATTATCAGCATCCTCCCTTGGTGTTATTATTATCCTGTTTTTGTCTATAACAAAATCCCTTATAAAGTCGCTCTTTATATTACTTATTGAACCATCAAATGTTACAAGGATCTTTCTTTTATTATCGCTGTTAATTGAATCGTATTTTATCTCTCCATGATCTATTATAAGAGTCCTGTTTGAAACCTCCTTTGCCTCGTAGATTAAATGCGTGCTTAATATAACCAGCTTTTCCCTTGAAAGATTTTTTATTAGATCCCTTATATAGGCCATGCCCTTTGGATCCAGGCCAAATGTGGGCTCATCAAGGATTATAATCTCCGGATCACCTATCATTGCCACGGCAAGTGCAAGCCTTTGCTTCATGCCCCTTGAATAGGTTCCTGTTTTTCTGTAAAGGTAATCATTCATATCTGTTAAATCTACAAGCCTTTTTATCTCATCATCAATATTATTTTTTAAGCCCTTGACCTTTGCCGCGAATTTTAATATCTCATAGCCGTTTAAATAGTAATAAAATTCGGGCTGCTCTATTAACGCACCGAGATACTTTAACGCCCTTTCAGGATAATCAGAGACGTTTATATTATTTATCAGAACGCTTCCATCTGTTGGCTTTATAATGTTTGATATTAATTTTAACATTGTCGTTTTGCCTGCACCGTTTGGACCAAGTATTGCTATGCACCCCGGCCCGCTGGCATGCATGTTTATTTTATTTAATGCAAGAATTCTGCCATACCTCTTTGTTAAATTCCTTATCGAGATCTCCATTATGATACCTCCTTTCTTTCAAAGATTATTATACCGGCAACAAAGGAGATTATCATGTATATTATCATAATAAGCACAGAAGTATATATCTCGGTATTTGTTGCCGGTGCCAGGCTTGGTGATGTTACAAAGCTTGATGTGTTTATATTAAGATAGACCTTTTCAACGATGTCGGCGGCCTCGTTTAGAAGATATATCGGTGTTATTTTATACAAAAGATTTATTATAAGAGAGCCAGCCTCGAAGACTATATAATATATTATAAAGACTGTTATGTATGCATATGTATTTTTATTAAATATGGAGCTTATCATAAATGTTATCGATAGTATTGTAAAAATGAAGATTGCAAGAAGGCCTATTGAATAGTAAAAGCTTAAAGGTATCGATCCAAAGAGATAATGCAGTATTATTACCTCAAATGATGAGTATATAAGAACTATTATAAATGTCACGGTGAATGCTGATAGATATTTTCCTATGTATAATTTATACCTGTTTATCGGCAGCGGGAATATATAATATGCAGTTTTGTTCTCTATCTCACTTGATATCGCCGGGGATCCAAAGAAAACCGATGAGAACACTGGAATATTTATTAAAACAAAGGACCATATAAAATAGAATAGGATCTTCTTTAAATGAAATGAAACGTTCCTGCCAAGAAATGCCGGAAGGTCATTAACATATTTTAATGAAAAGTAGGTCATTAAAATGCTTATAACAAGTATAAGCGTTAGCATAAGGTAAAAGCTCTTGGATCTATAATAGTTCTTAACATACTGCATGTAAACGTTGTATAGATTGCCCATCATTTCACCTTTTTGTATATGCCATTAATTCCTTCCTTTATATATATTTCTGTGTAATTCTTTTTTTCATATATATTTATATACCTATCAATGGAGCCATTTCCAGTTATTCCAAAAATATGGCTTAATGTTGAATTTATTGTTGGATTCATTGTTGAATTGTATATATAAATATATGTGCTGTTTTCATACATCATGGCCTTTATATATGTACTGTTGAATTTTGCCATTAACGTTGCATTTCCATTTTTTATACTGTTCGTGTTAAATGTTTTTCCAGAGTTAACGGCATTTATTGATGCCTTGACGCCATTTAAATTGCCCAAAACGACATAGTTGTTATTCTCTATAAAGGCATATAAATTAAAATTACTGATTTTTAGCAGGCTTAAATTAAATGGTATTATTCCAGAGATGTTTAGATCCTTTATTTCATATATTGTTTTTCCCCTGTATGATATCTCTGAAACAGATACATTCGAGGATTTTAATCTTGTATCGTTGCTTATTTTAACATCCTTTGATATAATGCTATTTATTCCGGTTACAATGCCGATACTGTTATTTGATGCAAAGAAGTAAAATGTTGTTCCATTGTAATTTACATAACCGTATATGTTTTGATCCTTTGGTATGAAATCAGAATAATTGTATACAGCCCCGGTGGAGCTTGATATGTTCCTTGAAATGAAGTATGCGGACGGTATTATTATAATAATCGCAATAATAATTATAATGATCTTTGTGATAATCGGCCTCATGATTTATCTATTTAAATCTTGTAAATAACCTTTTACTTCAATGACTTTATAAAGAAATATGTATTAAAAATTCCAGATCTTATTTCAGATTTTAATGATTTTATATTTATACATTTATATTCATTGTAAGTATCTATTTTTAATGCATTTTCCATGACCTCGTGGTATATACTGTAGTGACCTCTCTGAAGATGAACAAAGGCGGTGCATACCATTATTATAAACCTGAGTGTTGATTTCTCAAGGCCATTTGAATGCCTCCAGAGCTGCTCAAGGGCCTCGTGTGCCTCCCAGAAACGCTCCTGAACCATTAATGAAATTCCATCATTGAATGTGTAACTTTTTTCATTTAATTCTATATAAAAAAGATAATCATCAATTATATTAAAATCAATGTTTTCAAATGATGATATCTCTGTATGGTCAAAGGCGCATCTAAGATCATGTATGCATTTATATTTCGATGTTATATCCCTGAAGATTTTATCACGCTCTGATAGGTTTATCTTCCTACCAAAAAAATAGATGTACCTCATATTATTCCATTATATTTTAAAATAAATCATTTTTGTGAATATAGAAATATATATTATAGATGGTAAAAATTTAATTACATGTTACAGTTACTGAATTGATGGACGATAATAATAAAGATTTCTATAAGAAAAAAAGTAGGGGAAGGATCTTTGCTGTTATAGCCGCAATAATAATAATCGTTGCCGCAGTTGGTGGTGTTCTCTATTATTTGAGCACAGTGCACCACGTCAGGACGCAGACAATTACAGTTCTTGTTGGCAGCGGAAGTGATACAGAGGAATATTTAAGTGCAGTTGCAAAGAACTTTGAGAAGGCAAATCCGAATATTAAGATAGACATAACAACTGTTGGTTACAGTGATATAGTTGACACACCGCTGACAGCACTGAGGGACAAGGCATCATCTCCGTCGATTATAATGTACTATCCATCAGGAGCGCCAACGCTTGGTCCTTATTTATATAACCTCTCAGGAAGGATAAATACCGGTCTATTCCCGGCGGCCGAGATGTTCTCAGGTGGTTATCTGCTTAATTTAAACGGAAGTGTGGAGAAGACCATAGGTGTTCCTATACATAACGTCCTCGGCTACGTTCTTGTATACCAAAAAGATGTCTTTGATAATAAAACGTTGAGCAGTGAGTTTGAAAAGGAATACAATTTCAGCTTTAACCCGGATACATGGACAAACTGGACACAGGTTCTTGATGCGGCCACATTTTTAAAGAACTCAAACGATTCATCACTACCAAAGTACCAGCTACTATTCCCGGATTCACCAAACCATTCGATTATAGATGCCTTCATGGGGCTTTTATACTCGTATGGCCAGGGAAAAAGTGAAACAATGATACCCAAAAACTCAGGTTCAGCATACTGGACATACATAGGTGATTTCAACGGAACATGGGAACCAACCTTTAACAATGCAGCCGGTGTTCAGGCACTAAAAATGTATAAAAAGTTAATAAACTTTGAACCGTCTTTATCCGTTGAGCCAATAGGCTATGATGAGCAGCTTAAGCTCTTTGAGACCGGCGATTATGCAATGGGCCTTGCATGGACAAGCTTCCTGCCAGCATACTCAAAATCGACTGTTGGAAAGGATCTCGGTGTTGCAATACTGCCACAGGGTGCTACAGGTTACCAGCCGACGTTTCTTGGTGTAAATCCATATTCAAACACATCTCTTGATATGAAATTCATAGACTTTGCAATATCAAACAGTGAGTTCTCAATGGGTGTTAAGGATTTCCAGTTTTTGCCATCAACATACTCTGGCATGGAGGCTGCAGAATCACAGCCAGGATTCTCATGGCTTGCACCAATGCTAAATTACTCTGAAAAGATCGTTCCGCCTGTTAAGAACGTTGCAGTTTACATACATCTTGAGCCCCTCTTTACTGAGCTGACACCGGATCTAAATGGGCAGATATATAATTACTTTGAGGGAAAGGAAACGGCCACTGCCGCACTTTCAACTGCATATTCCGAGTGGATGTCCGAGATAAAGAGTGAAAATTTATAAACCATTTATAAATAGAGAATCCGGAATGAAATCTGGTATTAAAACCTCATTAAGAATGCGGGCCCTTTTATTGGTAATACCCGCCCTTATCTATTTTTTGATTTTTGCAATATATCCAATGATAGAAAATGTTATTTTAACATTTGAAACCCAGAATTCAAGCGGTGCTTACATATTTGCGGGTCTTAAAAACTATTATCTTTTGTTTAACACACCGCACCTCGGCCGGATATTTTACAACAGCCTTCTTTACACATTTGTTGTCCCTGTTGTTGATGTTGCATTGTCAATACCACTGGCAAATTTTTTGAAAAATTTGAAAAAAAGTTATCTGTTCCCGTTGATACTTTTACCATCATTTGTACCATTGGTCACTGGTGCAACAATGTGGATTTTAATGCTAAATCCATTTTATGGAATATCATATTTTATATTAAGGAAAGACCTGTTTACAAGCGTATGGAGCATAATAATAATTGATATATGGTCAAGCATACCCCTTGCAACAGTAATGATATACTCCGGATTAAATGGAATACCAAAGAGCATCGATGAGGCCGCATACATGGACGGAATAACAGGACTGAAAAAGCTTGTTAACATAGATTTACCTTATATAAAATACCAGATCCTTGCAGCCTTTGTTTTAATGCTTATCTATGGTTCATTTACCTTTGACCCAATATACGCATCTTTAAGTTTATCGCCACCATTTGCCACAACGGATCTATCATTCTTTTCATATCAATTATTTTTCACGGGAAACATAGGTTTTTCTGCTGTTTTAATGACATTAATGTCCTTATTTTCCACGGCCGTTGCAATTATATTTGTAAAATTAACTTTAAGCAGCTCCAGGTCTAGTGGAAGAATAAGGTTTAAGAGGCTTCCAAATAGAATGATGCCTTTAAAGCTCCAGTGGTTCCTTACAATACTTTATATAATATTCTTCCTGATACCATTCTTATGGCTAATACTTGAATCATTAAAGACAAATGCAGAGATCTTTGATATACCGCCGTTGATAATACCAAAAATAGTAACGGCCCAGCATTACATATCATCAATATTTAAGGGTGCGCCGTATTATATAACAAGCCTTGTTGTTTCAATTCTTGGATCGTTGCTTGCATTAATAATAGGCATTCCCGCGGCCTATTCTGTTGCAAGGCATAAAATAGGAGGTTTAAAGTTCATAGGCCTTGTTTTATTTATATATTCAATACCTCTTGTTATATTAATGATACCGGACTATTCAATATTAAATGACTTACATACAATAAATTCATGGCTTGGCCTTATAATTGTTTACCCGGTTATGGTCATGCCCATTGTTATATGGATGTTATATAACTTTTACATTGGATTCCCAAAGTATTATGATGAGGCATCATACATGGATGGCATGGGCTTTTTCAAATCATTTTTTAAAACAATAATACCATTAAGCTATGATGGAATCTTCGTTGCGTTTTTATATGCCTTTATATTTGCCTGGGGTGCTTTAATATTCCCGCTGGCATTTACATATTCTCCATATAACATGAGTATTTTATCTCCATCCGGAGCACAGACATTAACAATATTTATAGGAAGCTCCATAGGCCATGAGGCCATAGATTACGGCCTTTTATCAGCGGCCAGCGTTGTCAGTATAATACCTGCGGTAATAATTTCAATTCTTGTTAGGTCAAAGCTTGATAAGGTCTGGAGGGGGAGTGGCATAAAATGATACTTGAAATGTATAATATAGAAAAACGGTTTGGTAATTTTACAGCACTAAAATTTGATGAATTATTATTTGATAATAATAGATACTATGTAATTCTCGGACCATCTGGTTCCGGAAAGACCACACTTTTAAGGATCATAGGCGGTCTTGAGTACGCCGATTCTGGAAAAATAATTATGGAATCGAGGGAAATAACAAACATGCCGCCATGGAAGAGGGATATCGGACTTGTATTTCAAAACTATGCCCTTTATCCACATTTAAAGGTTTACGAGAACATAGCATCGCCATTGATATCAAAGAATGTTCCTGCAGAGGAGGTAAATCATGAGGTAAAGAATATACTTGATATCATGGAGTTAACAGACCAGGCAAGGAAGTTCCCATCGCAGCTCAGCGGCGGCCAGCAGCAGAGGGTTGCACTGGCAAGGGCCCTGGTAAAACGTCCAAAGGTTCTGCTTTTGGATGAGCCGCTATCCAATCTTGATAGCAGGGTGAGGGCAGATCTCAGGGATTATTTAAAAAAGACCCAGAGGGAGTTTCAGTTCACTGCAATACATGTTACACACGATCCTGAGGAGGCCATGGCCCTTGGTGATAAGCTTGTTGTATTTCATCATGGTAAGATAATACAGAACGATACGCCATATAACGTTTATAATAATCCAAATGATATATTCTGCGCAAGAATGCTTGGCAACATCAATTTAATACCAAGGAATAGCATAGATCTTGATTTAAATGATGATTTCGATTACTATGGAATAAGGCCAGAGGACATATTTATTGATCCCAATGGAAATATAAATGGAACAATAAAATATAAGGATTTTCTGGGGCACGGATATATGTACGCCATAGATGTCAACGGCTTTACATTAAAGGTTCTGGCAGGCAAGGATGTTCATCTATCATCAAAGCAGGAGGTAAGGCTGAGGTTTGATATGTCAAGATTAAATATATACAAAAATGGCAAAAAGGTCTCTCCTGCAATAAAAGCGGTTTAATTCTTTGTTTTAGCAACTTAAGTATTAAATAATAATTATCAATAATAGCACAATGGTTAGATACATACCCATGGGTAATGGGAAGATCCTTGTGAGCTTTAATAATGATTATAATTTAACAGACTTTTACTTTTCAAAGGACATGGCTGAGAACCACAGTGCCGGAAAACCTTTCAGGTACGGTGTCTCCATTAATGATAAATTCACATGGATAAATGCTTCAAACATTGTTTCTAAGGATTATTATGATCATACAATGATAGGCATTGTTAAATACAATATCAACGACGTTTCATTTGAGGATGACAACTTTGTTGATATATACGAGGATGTCTATGCAAGAAAAATAAAGATAACAAACAAAAGAAAGGAAAAGATAAATGTTAAATTGTTCTTCCATCAGAATTTTTCAATTTACGGAAACAATATTGGTGATACAGGATTCTATTATCCTGATACAAATGCAATAGTGCATTACAAGGGCAGAAGGTATTTTATAATATCAACAACGGACGGAAAGAATTCATTTGACCAGTATGCCATAGGAATAAAGGATTTCAATGGCATGGCAGGTACATGGAAGGACGCCGAGGATAATAATTTATCCATGGGGCCAATAGCCATAGGCTCGGTTGATTCAACGATCAGGCACAGCATCGATATTGATCCAGAATCGCAGAAGGAGCTTTACTATTACATAGCCTGTGCCAGGGATCTTGACACAGTTTTAAGGATTAATAAGAATATGAGCACGGGCAAGCTTGACAGAATGATGAAGAGAACGGAGAACTTCTGGGAGCTCTGGGTTTCAAAGTCGCCGTTAAATTTAACAACAGAGCTAAATGAGATGTACAAAAAATCACTTTTTATTATAAGGTCACATATAAATGAGAAGGGCGCAGTCATGGCCTCAAGCGATAGCGATATACTTAGAAGCAACATGGATTCATATTACTATTCATGGCCAAGGGATGCCGGCTATGCTGCAATATCAATGATTGTTTCAGAGCATAGTGATCCGGCAAAGCTATTCTTCGATTTTTGCATAAATACAATATCAAAAGATGGATATTTTTATCATAAGTACAACCCTGATGGAAAGATTGCAAGCAGCTGGCTTCCATACATTATGGATGGAAAGAGAATACTCCCGATACAGGAGGACGAATCGGCAATAGTTATAATAGCAGCCTGGTACTATTATTCAACAAACAATGATATTGAGTACATATCATATTTATACGAGAGATTAATTAAAAGGGTTGCCGAGTTTTTATACAATTTTACATACGATAACGGCCTTCCAAAGGAATCATTTGATCTCTGGGAGGAGCGCTTTGGAATACATACATATACCGTTGCCTCTGTTTACATTGCACTTATATACGCGGCGAATTTTGCCGAGATATTCAATGAGACCGATCTTGCAAGGAAATACAAGTCAAAGGCTGATAAGATGCTCGAATCCTTTGAAAAGATGTTTTATTCAGATGATCTTGGCTACTATGCAAGGCGCATATACAATGGAGACGTGGATTTTGTGCTTGATTCATCTGTTCTCTGGCTGGTGATCTTTGGAATTAAAAAGCCGGACGATCCGAGAATTGTATCCACGGTGAAGGCCATAGAGAAGAAGCTCTGGGTTCCAGGCATTGGCGGGATAGCAAGGTACGAGGGTGATTACTACCAGAGGATTTCAGGTAAAAACATACCAGGCAATCCATGGATAATAACAACCCTGTGGCTTGCAGATTATTATATAATGGCCGGAAACACGGGCAGGGCACTTGAATTGATAAACTGGGTGGTACAGCACAGCGAGGAATCAGGAATATTATCAGAACAGATAAATCCTGACAATGGCGAGCCAATATCTGTATCACCGCTGATATGGTCGCACTCACAGCTCGTTTTAACACTTAAAAGGTATAAGGATGCCATTAAAAATAAGGGAATTCAATGATAATGATATAAATGGCATATACAAAGTCGAGCTGCTATCTTTTGGCAGCGGGGCCTACTCATACGAGATGATAGATGAAATGCTGCATGATAAAAACAGCATTACACTGGTTCTTGATAACAATAATATTATAGGATACGCAACCGCCGTTAAATTAAACAGTAGTTCAATGGATGTAGAGAGCATAGCGGTAATTCCAGAATACCAGGGGCACGGCTACGGAAAACTGCTTTTATCCAGTTTGGAAGATAAAATGAGGGGGCTTGGATATTTATATTCCATTCTTGAGGTTAGATCAATGAATTACAGGGCAATATCCATGTACAAAAAGAACGGATACAGGGAGATTGAATACATAAAAAATTACTATGAGGTAAACGATCCTGGCGGCAGGGACGCAATAAGGATGATAAAATCACTTCATTAA
This window contains:
- a CDS encoding extracellular solute-binding protein encodes the protein MDDNNKDFYKKKSRGRIFAVIAAIIIIVAAVGGVLYYLSTVHHVRTQTITVLVGSGSDTEEYLSAVAKNFEKANPNIKIDITTVGYSDIVDTPLTALRDKASSPSIIMYYPSGAPTLGPYLYNLSGRINTGLFPAAEMFSGGYLLNLNGSVEKTIGVPIHNVLGYVLVYQKDVFDNKTLSSEFEKEYNFSFNPDTWTNWTQVLDAATFLKNSNDSSLPKYQLLFPDSPNHSIIDAFMGLLYSYGQGKSETMIPKNSGSAYWTYIGDFNGTWEPTFNNAAGVQALKMYKKLINFEPSLSVEPIGYDEQLKLFETGDYAMGLAWTSFLPAYSKSTVGKDLGVAILPQGATGYQPTFLGVNPYSNTSLDMKFIDFAISNSEFSMGVKDFQFLPSTYSGMEAAESQPGFSWLAPMLNYSEKIVPPVKNVAVYIHLEPLFTELTPDLNGQIYNYFEGKETATAALSTAYSEWMSEIKSENL
- a CDS encoding ABC transporter permease; protein product: MIENVILTFETQNSSGAYIFAGLKNYYLLFNTPHLGRIFYNSLLYTFVVPVVDVALSIPLANFLKNLKKSYLFPLILLPSFVPLVTGATMWILMLNPFYGISYFILRKDLFTSVWSIIIIDIWSSIPLATVMIYSGLNGIPKSIDEAAYMDGITGLKKLVNIDLPYIKYQILAAFVLMLIYGSFTFDPIYASLSLSPPFATTDLSFFSYQLFFTGNIGFSAVLMTLMSLFSTAVAIIFVKLTLSSSRSSGRIRFKRLPNRMMPLKLQWFLTILYIIFFLIPFLWLILESLKTNAEIFDIPPLIIPKIVTAQHYISSIFKGAPYYITSLVVSILGSLLALIIGIPAAYSVARHKIGGLKFIGLVLFIYSIPLVILMIPDYSILNDLHTINSWLGLIIVYPVMVMPIVIWMLYNFYIGFPKYYDEASYMDGMGFFKSFFKTIIPLSYDGIFVAFLYAFIFAWGALIFPLAFTYSPYNMSILSPSGAQTLTIFIGSSIGHEAIDYGLLSAASVVSIIPAVIISILVRSKLDKVWRGSGIK
- a CDS encoding ABC transporter ATP-binding protein encodes the protein MILEMYNIEKRFGNFTALKFDELLFDNNRYYVILGPSGSGKTTLLRIIGGLEYADSGKIIMESREITNMPPWKRDIGLVFQNYALYPHLKVYENIASPLISKNVPAEEVNHEVKNILDIMELTDQARKFPSQLSGGQQQRVALARALVKRPKVLLLDEPLSNLDSRVRADLRDYLKKTQREFQFTAIHVTHDPEEAMALGDKLVVFHHGKIIQNDTPYNVYNNPNDIFCARMLGNINLIPRNSIDLDLNDDFDYYGIRPEDIFIDPNGNINGTIKYKDFLGHGYMYAIDVNGFTLKVLAGKDVHLSSKQEVRLRFDMSRLNIYKNGKKVSPAIKAV
- a CDS encoding glycoside hydrolase family 15 protein yields the protein MVRYIPMGNGKILVSFNNDYNLTDFYFSKDMAENHSAGKPFRYGVSINDKFTWINASNIVSKDYYDHTMIGIVKYNINDVSFEDDNFVDIYEDVYARKIKITNKRKEKINVKLFFHQNFSIYGNNIGDTGFYYPDTNAIVHYKGRRYFIISTTDGKNSFDQYAIGIKDFNGMAGTWKDAEDNNLSMGPIAIGSVDSTIRHSIDIDPESQKELYYYIACARDLDTVLRINKNMSTGKLDRMMKRTENFWELWVSKSPLNLTTELNEMYKKSLFIIRSHINEKGAVMASSDSDILRSNMDSYYYSWPRDAGYAAISMIVSEHSDPAKLFFDFCINTISKDGYFYHKYNPDGKIASSWLPYIMDGKRILPIQEDESAIVIIAAWYYYSTNNDIEYISYLYERLIKRVAEFLYNFTYDNGLPKESFDLWEERFGIHTYTVASVYIALIYAANFAEIFNETDLARKYKSKADKMLESFEKMFYSDDLGYYARRIYNGDVDFVLDSSVLWLVIFGIKKPDDPRIVSTVKAIEKKLWVPGIGGIARYEGDYYQRISGKNIPGNPWIITTLWLADYYIMAGNTGRALELINWVVQHSEESGILSEQINPDNGEPISVSPLIWSHSQLVLTLKRYKDAIKNKGIQ
- the rimI gene encoding ribosomal protein S18-alanine N-acetyltransferase, translated to MPLKIREFNDNDINGIYKVELLSFGSGAYSYEMIDEMLHDKNSITLVLDNNNIIGYATAVKLNSSSMDVESIAVIPEYQGHGYGKLLLSSLEDKMRGLGYLYSILEVRSMNYRAISMYKKNGYREIEYIKNYYEVNDPGGRDAIRMIKSLH